The following proteins are encoded in a genomic region of Natrinema sp. DC36:
- a CDS encoding SpoVR family protein: MSNSDRFRKQAIASDLEEPVEEARNLAEKLGLEPYPVKYWIIDYDEMNELIAYGGFQSRYPHWRWGMQYDKQQKQGQYGGGKAFEIVNNDNPAHAFLQESNTIADQKAVITHVEAHSDFFANNDWFGMFTRGRADEDQVNAAAMLERHARAIDEYMSDPDIDRAEVEKWIDHCLSLEDNIDQHQVFSRRLDIDGAAHEEIDEDLAEKLDELELSDEIKGEVFDEAWVEKLEGEDIAANFPEEPQKDVLAFVREHGKQYDEEAGRGVEMAEWQRDILDMMRAEAYYFAAQKMTKVMNEGWAAYWESTMMTDEAFAGDDEFLNYADHMAKVLASGGLNPYSLGMELWEYVENTTNRREVLEALLRVEGVSWRNLTEVVDFDEVLDELEPPAAIETITPETLDSLEEVPDEWVDREALKRARDGEIDVSKYPWKVLTYEGVARRHYSLVKRQNRGFLARVNQNELERIGRYLFDDARYSSVAAALEDVDFAAGWDRLFDVRESHNDVTFLDEFLTREFITENNYFTYEHSQATGQFHVASDAAEDVKKKLLLQFTNFGKPTIAVYDGNYNNANELLLGHQYNGVMLDIGQAKETLKRIFELWGRPVNLLTIVKEVDEHDIEVAKRRNREPEPEEQGKLIRYNGETMTTEDVAWDEVEHLAADDVDYDTKPEEWLA, from the coding sequence ATGAGTAATTCGGACAGATTCCGCAAACAGGCGATCGCCAGCGATCTCGAGGAACCGGTCGAAGAAGCCCGGAACCTCGCGGAAAAGCTCGGCCTGGAGCCCTACCCGGTGAAGTACTGGATCATCGACTACGACGAGATGAACGAGCTCATCGCGTACGGCGGGTTTCAGAGCCGCTACCCGCACTGGCGGTGGGGCATGCAGTACGACAAACAGCAAAAGCAGGGCCAGTACGGCGGCGGGAAGGCCTTCGAGATCGTCAACAACGACAATCCGGCCCACGCGTTCCTCCAGGAGTCGAACACGATCGCCGACCAGAAGGCGGTCATCACCCACGTCGAGGCCCACTCGGACTTCTTCGCGAACAACGATTGGTTCGGCATGTTCACCCGCGGCCGCGCCGACGAGGACCAGGTCAACGCCGCCGCCATGCTCGAGCGCCACGCGCGGGCCATCGACGAGTACATGTCCGATCCCGATATCGACCGCGCCGAGGTCGAGAAGTGGATCGATCACTGCCTGAGCCTCGAGGACAACATCGACCAGCACCAGGTGTTCAGCCGCCGGCTCGACATCGACGGGGCGGCTCACGAGGAGATCGACGAGGATCTCGCGGAGAAACTCGACGAACTCGAGCTCTCCGACGAGATCAAAGGTGAGGTGTTCGACGAGGCGTGGGTCGAGAAACTCGAGGGCGAGGACATCGCGGCGAACTTCCCCGAGGAACCACAGAAGGACGTGCTGGCGTTCGTCCGCGAGCACGGCAAGCAGTACGACGAGGAAGCCGGCCGGGGCGTCGAGATGGCGGAGTGGCAACGCGACATCCTCGACATGATGCGCGCGGAGGCGTACTACTTCGCCGCCCAGAAGATGACGAAGGTGATGAACGAGGGCTGGGCCGCCTACTGGGAGTCGACGATGATGACCGACGAGGCCTTCGCCGGCGACGACGAGTTCCTCAACTACGCGGATCACATGGCGAAGGTGCTGGCCTCCGGCGGTCTCAACCCCTACAGCCTCGGGATGGAGCTCTGGGAGTACGTCGAGAACACGACCAACCGGCGAGAGGTCCTCGAGGCCCTGCTGCGCGTCGAGGGCGTCTCCTGGCGGAACCTCACCGAGGTCGTCGACTTCGACGAGGTGCTCGACGAACTCGAGCCGCCGGCGGCCATCGAGACGATCACTCCGGAGACGCTCGATTCGCTCGAGGAAGTGCCCGACGAGTGGGTCGACCGCGAGGCGCTAAAGCGGGCTCGAGACGGTGAGATCGACGTGTCGAAATACCCCTGGAAGGTGCTGACCTACGAGGGAGTCGCTCGTCGGCACTACTCCCTGGTCAAGCGCCAGAACCGCGGCTTCCTCGCGCGGGTCAATCAGAACGAACTCGAGCGGATCGGCCGCTACCTGTTCGACGACGCTCGCTACTCGTCGGTCGCAGCGGCGCTCGAGGACGTCGACTTTGCTGCCGGCTGGGACCGGCTGTTCGACGTGCGGGAGAGCCACAACGACGTGACGTTCCTCGACGAGTTCCTGACCCGGGAGTTCATCACCGAGAACAACTACTTCACCTACGAGCACTCGCAGGCGACCGGGCAGTTCCACGTCGCCAGCGACGCCGCAGAGGACGTCAAGAAGAAGCTCCTCCTGCAGTTCACCAACTTCGGGAAACCGACGATCGCGGTCTACGACGGCAACTACAACAACGCGAACGAACTCCTGCTCGGCCATCAGTACAACGGCGTCATGCTCGACATCGGACAGGCCAAGGAGACCCTCAAGCGGATCTTCGAGCTATGGGGCCGGCCGGTGAACCTGCTGACGATCGTCAAGGAAGTCGACGAGCACGACATCGAGGTCGCCAAGCGCCGCAACCGCGAGCCCGAACCGGAAGAGCAGGGGAAGCTGATCCGGTACAACGGCGAGACGATGACGACCGAGGACGTGGCGTGGGACGAGGTCGAACACCTCGCGGCCGACGACGTCGACTACGACACCAAGCCCGAGGAGTGGCTCGCCTAG
- a CDS encoding YeaH/YhbH family protein, translating into MGLRDDLERFREVGEERREDLADFIQYGDLGRSGPGEINIPVKIVSLPEFEYDQRDKGGVGQGEDGTPDAGQPVGQPQPQPGDDGEDGDPGEEGGDHEYYEMDPEEFAEELDEELGLDLDPKGKKVIEEKEGPFTDLTRSGPNSTLDFERMFKEGLKRKLAMDFDEEFLKELCKVEGIEPREVFEWARGESLPVSMAWVEEAYSNIPDEERGKWASIEEVESEVERESVQQKIRREGIKHVPFRREDERYRHPEIIEEKEKNVVVVNIRDVSGSMREKKRELVERTFTPLDWYLQGKYDNAEFVYIAHDADAWAVERDEFFGIRSGGGTKISSAYELAAQLLEEYPWSDWNRYVFAAGDSENSSNDTGERVIPLMEEIPANLHAYVETQPSGNAINATHAEELERHFGTDAEDVAVAYVNDEADVTDAIYEILSTESDDNE; encoded by the coding sequence ATGGGACTGAGAGACGACCTCGAGCGATTCCGCGAAGTCGGCGAGGAGCGCCGCGAGGACCTCGCCGACTTCATCCAGTACGGCGACCTCGGCCGGAGCGGGCCGGGGGAGATCAACATCCCGGTGAAGATCGTCTCGCTGCCGGAGTTCGAGTACGACCAGCGCGACAAGGGCGGGGTTGGCCAGGGCGAGGACGGCACGCCCGACGCCGGCCAGCCGGTCGGACAGCCCCAGCCACAGCCGGGCGACGACGGCGAGGACGGCGACCCCGGCGAGGAGGGCGGCGACCACGAGTACTACGAGATGGACCCCGAGGAGTTCGCCGAGGAGCTCGACGAGGAGCTCGGCCTCGACCTCGATCCGAAGGGGAAGAAGGTAATCGAGGAAAAGGAGGGGCCGTTCACCGATCTCACGCGAAGCGGCCCCAACAGCACGCTCGACTTCGAGCGGATGTTCAAGGAGGGGCTCAAGCGCAAGCTCGCGATGGACTTCGACGAGGAGTTCCTGAAGGAACTGTGCAAGGTCGAGGGGATCGAGCCCCGCGAGGTCTTCGAGTGGGCTCGCGGCGAGAGCCTCCCGGTGTCGATGGCGTGGGTCGAAGAGGCCTACAGCAACATCCCCGACGAGGAACGCGGCAAATGGGCCTCGATCGAGGAGGTCGAGAGCGAGGTCGAGCGGGAGAGCGTCCAGCAGAAGATCCGCCGCGAGGGGATCAAACACGTCCCCTTCCGTCGCGAGGACGAGCGCTACCGCCACCCCGAGATCATCGAAGAGAAGGAGAAGAACGTCGTGGTCGTCAACATCCGCGACGTCTCCGGCTCGATGCGCGAGAAGAAGCGCGAACTCGTCGAGCGAACGTTCACGCCGCTGGACTGGTATCTGCAGGGGAAGTACGACAACGCCGAGTTCGTCTACATCGCCCACGACGCGGACGCCTGGGCGGTCGAGCGCGACGAGTTCTTCGGCATCCGCAGCGGCGGCGGGACGAAGATTTCGAGCGCCTACGAACTCGCCGCCCAGCTACTCGAGGAGTACCCCTGGAGCGACTGGAACCGGTACGTCTTCGCGGCGGGCGACTCGGAGAACTCCTCGAACGACACCGGCGAGCGCGTGATCCCCCTGATGGAGGAGATCCCGGCGAACCTCCACGCCTACGTGGAGACCCAGCCCAGCGGGAACGCGATCAACGCCACCCACGCGGAGGAACTTGAGCGGCACTTCGGCACCGACGCCGAGGACGTCGCGGTCGCGTACGTCAACGACGAGGCGGACGTGACCGACGCGATCTACGAGATCCTCTCCACGGAGAGTGATGACAATGAGTAA
- a CDS encoding kinase anchor protein: MARGTDYVSDADRALEETYEEPMHLAAYVDRIFENPSIASHASKYLLEAIEAAGTRTVVEEGEEKERYRFFDDPHNDGEHAILGNTEVLNGFVDDLRSIAAGRAKDEKIIWFEGPTATGKSELKRCLVNGLREYSKTPDGRRYTVEWNISTAAAGERGLSYGGDASAADEQNWYESPVQAHPLSVFPEDVREDLLERLNAELDDHVPVQVDAQLDPFSREAYDFLEERYRREGEEELFSAITDEDHLRVKNYVVDVGQGVGVLHSEDDGPPKERLVGSWMHGMLQELDSRGRKNPQAFSYDGVLSQGNGVLTVVEDAAQHADLLQKLLNVPDEQSVKLDKGIGMDVDSQLLIISNPDLEAQLNQHSDRNGMDPLKALKRRLDKHRFGYLTNLSLETELIRRELTNETSVWEAESYDELEDRIRAPVTVTVKGQDGRTRTQEFAPHAVEAAALYAVVTRLDEENLPNGLDLVDKARIYDQGYLQEGDTRREKDEFDFDDDGNDGDHGIPVTYTRDTLAELLQADLDRHHPDLRVEDVVMPRDVLNAMVEGLADAPVFSTGERSEFENRVVPVKNYVYDQQESDVIEAIMHDKRVDEETVAEYVEHVYAWETEEPLYNDRGERVEPDPLTMKLFEIEHLGRFSESEYEGNLPRESVRNFRREKVITSLNRHAWEHRDEDFSVEDVDLTAIPVIKTVLESHDWDDVERTFEDFDPRQWSDPPSGTQTAAVKEGTIATMVDLFGYSEASAELTSRHVMGQVSYRWD; encoded by the coding sequence ATGGCACGAGGAACCGACTACGTCAGCGACGCCGACCGCGCCCTCGAGGAGACCTACGAGGAGCCGATGCACCTCGCGGCGTACGTCGATCGCATCTTCGAGAACCCCTCGATCGCTTCTCACGCCTCGAAGTACCTGCTCGAGGCGATCGAGGCCGCCGGTACTCGAACCGTCGTCGAGGAGGGCGAGGAAAAGGAGCGCTATCGCTTCTTCGACGACCCGCACAACGACGGCGAGCACGCGATCCTCGGCAACACCGAGGTGCTCAACGGGTTCGTCGACGACCTCCGATCGATCGCCGCCGGCCGGGCGAAAGACGAGAAGATCATCTGGTTCGAGGGGCCCACGGCGACCGGCAAGTCCGAACTCAAACGGTGTCTGGTCAACGGGCTGCGCGAGTACTCGAAGACGCCCGACGGTCGCCGCTACACGGTCGAGTGGAACATTTCGACCGCCGCCGCCGGCGAGCGCGGCCTGAGCTACGGCGGCGACGCGAGCGCCGCCGACGAGCAAAACTGGTACGAGAGTCCCGTCCAGGCCCACCCGCTGTCGGTGTTCCCCGAGGACGTTCGCGAAGACCTGCTCGAGCGACTCAACGCGGAACTCGACGATCACGTTCCCGTGCAGGTCGACGCGCAACTCGACCCGTTCTCCCGGGAGGCCTACGACTTCCTCGAGGAGCGCTACCGCCGGGAAGGCGAGGAGGAACTGTTCTCGGCCATCACGGACGAGGATCACCTCCGCGTGAAGAACTACGTCGTCGACGTGGGCCAGGGCGTCGGCGTCCTCCACTCGGAAGATGACGGCCCGCCCAAGGAGCGCCTCGTCGGCTCGTGGATGCACGGCATGCTCCAGGAACTCGACTCGCGGGGCCGGAAGAACCCGCAGGCCTTTAGCTACGACGGGGTGCTCTCGCAGGGCAACGGCGTCCTCACTGTCGTCGAGGACGCCGCCCAGCACGCCGACCTGCTCCAGAAGCTGCTGAACGTCCCCGACGAGCAGTCGGTGAAGCTCGACAAGGGAATCGGAATGGACGTCGACTCCCAGCTGCTGATCATCTCGAACCCCGACCTCGAGGCCCAGCTCAACCAGCACTCGGATCGAAACGGGATGGACCCGCTGAAGGCCCTGAAGCGCCGGCTGGACAAACACCGCTTTGGCTATCTAACGAATCTAAGCCTCGAGACGGAGCTGATCCGCCGCGAGCTGACCAACGAGACCTCGGTCTGGGAGGCCGAGAGCTACGACGAACTCGAGGATCGGATCCGCGCGCCGGTGACGGTGACGGTCAAAGGTCAGGACGGCCGCACGCGGACGCAGGAGTTCGCCCCGCACGCAGTCGAGGCGGCCGCGCTGTACGCCGTCGTCACGCGACTGGACGAGGAGAACCTTCCGAACGGGCTCGATCTGGTCGACAAAGCCCGGATCTACGATCAGGGTTACCTTCAGGAGGGGGACACCCGGCGGGAGAAAGACGAGTTCGACTTCGACGACGACGGCAACGACGGCGACCACGGGATTCCGGTCACGTACACGCGAGACACGCTCGCCGAACTGCTTCAGGCGGATCTCGATCGCCACCACCCTGACCTGCGGGTCGAGGACGTCGTCATGCCCCGCGACGTGTTGAACGCCATGGTCGAGGGGCTGGCCGACGCGCCGGTCTTCTCGACGGGCGAGCGCTCGGAGTTCGAGAACCGCGTCGTCCCCGTGAAGAACTACGTCTACGACCAGCAGGAGTCGGACGTCATCGAGGCCATCATGCACGACAAACGCGTCGACGAGGAGACCGTGGCCGAGTACGTCGAACACGTCTACGCCTGGGAGACCGAGGAGCCGCTGTACAACGACCGCGGCGAGCGCGTCGAGCCCGATCCGCTGACGATGAAGCTCTTCGAGATCGAGCACCTCGGTCGGTTCTCCGAGTCCGAATACGAGGGGAACCTCCCCCGCGAGAGCGTCCGGAACTTCAGGCGCGAGAAGGTCATCACCTCTCTGAACCGCCACGCCTGGGAGCACCGCGACGAGGACTTCTCCGTCGAGGACGTCGACCTCACGGCGATCCCGGTGATCAAGACCGTCCTCGAGAGCCACGACTGGGACGACGTTGAACGGACCTTCGAGGACTTCGACCCGCGACAGTGGAGCGATCCCCCGAGCGGCACCCAGACGGCGGCGGTCAAGGAGGGAACGATCGCAACGATGGTCGACCTCTTCGGGTACTCCGAGGCGTCGGCCGAACTGACCAGCAGACACGTCATGGGACAGGTGAGCTACAGATGGGACTGA
- a CDS encoding serine protein kinase PrkA, with translation MTGDIETLEQLSTDYQESMPADLRETKSFDWYLEAVYEDPKIARNAHQRVADMFDYYGTTYDETEGVVEYQLASEDPLGDGENTFYGKVIHQSIHEFVNKVKSGARRLGPERRIKLLLGPVGSGKSHFDKQVRKYFEDYTLRDDGRMYTFKWTNLCDVIQDQDPADDTVRSPMNQDPLVLLPVEQRQRVIDDLNENLDAPYTIQNEQALDPESEFYMDRLLAYYDDDLQQVLENHVEIVRFVADENKRQGLETFEPKDKKNQDETELTGDVNYSKIAIYGESDPRAFDYSGAFCNANRGIFSGEELLKLQREFLYDFLHATQEQTIKPKNNPRIDIDQVIVGRTNMPEYKDKKGDEKMEAFNDRTKRIDFPYVLSYEDEASIYEKMLTNADVPDINVEPHTLEMAGLFGVLTRIEEPDTETVELLSKAKAYNGEIDEGDDIDIKKLREEAEATAEIGEGMVGVSPRFIGDEIAEAIMDSKHRQRGFLSPLTVFNFFEENLEHHGSIPEDNFEKYYRYLETVREEYKERAIEDVRHALAYDLDEIQRQGEKYMDHVMAYIDDDTIEDELTGREQEPDETFLRSVEEKLDIPEDRKEDFRQEVSNWVSRRAREGEAFNPQDNERLRRALERKLWEDKKHNINFSALVSANEFDDDERSAWIDALMEQGYSEGGAKEVLEFAGAEVAKAEMED, from the coding sequence ATGACCGGCGACATCGAGACACTCGAGCAGCTCAGTACGGATTACCAGGAATCGATGCCCGCAGACCTGCGGGAAACAAAGTCCTTCGACTGGTACCTCGAGGCGGTGTACGAGGACCCGAAGATCGCCCGCAACGCCCACCAGCGCGTCGCGGACATGTTCGATTACTACGGCACCACCTACGACGAGACCGAAGGGGTGGTCGAGTACCAGCTCGCGAGCGAGGACCCGCTCGGCGACGGCGAGAACACCTTCTACGGAAAGGTGATCCACCAGTCGATCCACGAGTTCGTGAACAAGGTCAAATCGGGTGCGCGACGCCTCGGCCCCGAGCGCCGAATCAAGCTCCTCCTCGGTCCGGTCGGCTCCGGGAAGTCCCACTTCGACAAACAGGTCCGCAAATACTTCGAGGACTACACGCTCAGGGACGACGGTCGGATGTACACCTTCAAGTGGACGAACCTCTGTGACGTGATTCAGGACCAGGACCCGGCCGACGACACCGTCCGGTCACCGATGAACCAGGACCCGCTCGTCTTGCTCCCCGTCGAGCAGCGCCAGCGGGTCATCGACGACCTCAACGAGAACCTCGATGCGCCGTACACGATTCAGAACGAGCAGGCGCTGGATCCCGAAAGCGAGTTCTACATGGACCGGCTGCTGGCGTACTACGACGACGACCTCCAGCAGGTCCTCGAGAATCACGTCGAGATCGTCCGCTTCGTCGCCGACGAGAACAAGCGCCAGGGCCTCGAGACGTTCGAGCCCAAGGACAAGAAGAACCAGGACGAGACGGAGCTGACGGGAGACGTCAACTACTCGAAGATCGCCATCTACGGCGAGAGCGATCCGCGCGCGTTCGACTACTCGGGTGCCTTCTGTAACGCCAACCGCGGCATCTTCTCCGGCGAGGAGTTGCTCAAACTCCAGCGGGAGTTCCTCTACGACTTCCTCCACGCGACCCAGGAGCAGACGATCAAGCCCAAGAACAACCCGCGGATCGACATCGATCAGGTAATCGTGGGTCGCACCAACATGCCCGAGTACAAGGACAAGAAGGGCGACGAGAAGATGGAGGCGTTCAACGACCGGACCAAGCGGATCGACTTCCCGTACGTCCTATCCTACGAGGACGAGGCCAGCATCTACGAGAAGATGCTTACCAACGCCGACGTCCCCGACATCAACGTCGAGCCACACACCCTCGAGATGGCGGGGCTCTTCGGCGTCCTCACGCGCATCGAGGAGCCCGACACCGAAACCGTCGAACTGCTCTCGAAGGCCAAGGCCTACAACGGCGAGATCGACGAGGGCGACGACATCGACATCAAGAAGCTCCGCGAAGAGGCCGAGGCGACCGCCGAGATCGGTGAGGGCATGGTTGGCGTCTCGCCCCGATTCATCGGCGACGAGATCGCCGAGGCGATCATGGACTCGAAACACCGCCAGCGCGGGTTCCTCTCGCCGCTGACGGTGTTCAACTTCTTCGAGGAGAACCTCGAGCACCACGGCTCGATTCCGGAGGACAACTTCGAGAAGTACTACCGCTACCTCGAGACCGTGCGCGAGGAGTACAAGGAGCGGGCCATCGAGGACGTCCGCCACGCGCTGGCCTACGACCTCGACGAGATCCAGCGCCAGGGCGAGAAGTACATGGACCACGTGATGGCCTACATCGACGACGACACCATCGAGGACGAACTCACGGGCCGCGAGCAAGAGCCCGACGAAACCTTCCTGCGCAGCGTCGAGGAGAAACTCGACATTCCCGAAGATCGGAAGGAGGACTTCCGACAGGAGGTCTCGAACTGGGTTTCCCGCCGTGCGCGTGAAGGTGAAGCGTTCAATCCGCAGGACAACGAGCGCCTGCGCCGCGCCCTGGAGCGCAAACTCTGGGAGGACAAGAAGCACAACATCAACTTCTCCGCGCTGGTGTCGGCCAACGAGTTCGACGACGACGAGCGCTCCGCGTGGATCGACGCGCTGATGGAACAGGGCTACTCCGAAGGCGGAGCCAAGGAAGTACTCGAGTTCGCCGGCGCGGAGGTCGCCAAAGCAGAGATGGAAGACTAA
- a CDS encoding DUF5820 family protein: MPDSETDGGIDRSRLPDDWTVWSQGEDGRLVLAYRPDVFNAADFPAPCLPTLYLTHGKRTRRPGVNPADTADSADWFVTLYLEPDVSLNETLRFPTREEALERTVALARQFDNGEIDYRSLYQVPREEYFDRLDDLTDGESAE; this comes from the coding sequence ATGCCGGATTCGGAGACGGACGGTGGAATCGACCGCTCGCGGCTCCCCGACGACTGGACCGTCTGGAGCCAGGGGGAAGACGGCCGGCTGGTCCTCGCGTACCGACCGGACGTCTTCAACGCCGCGGACTTCCCGGCACCCTGTCTGCCGACGCTGTATCTCACCCACGGCAAGCGGACCCGCCGCCCCGGTGTCAACCCCGCCGATACCGCCGACTCAGCGGACTGGTTCGTCACCCTCTACCTCGAGCCAGATGTCTCGCTGAACGAGACACTTCGGTTCCCGACCCGGGAGGAAGCCCTCGAACGGACCGTTGCACTCGCCCGCCAGTTCGATAACGGCGAGATCGACTACCGATCGCTCTATCAGGTTCCTCGCGAGGAGTACTTCGACCGCCTCGACGACCTCACCGACGGCGAGAGCGCGGAGTGA
- a CDS encoding UPF0179 family protein, with product MSTVTLVGSRLAEPGTEFVYQGEADGCAGCPYRSQCLNLQPGTKYRITSIRENAQTLECAMHDGGVRAVEVEPAPTRANITSKGAFAGSKTSLPGPCPYVACPSHEYCEPDGVEFDEEYRIREIIGEPPHDVCHLDRPLELVELETDD from the coding sequence ATGTCGACCGTTACACTCGTCGGCTCCCGGCTGGCCGAGCCCGGAACCGAGTTCGTCTATCAGGGCGAGGCCGACGGCTGCGCCGGCTGTCCCTATCGCAGTCAGTGTCTCAATCTCCAGCCCGGAACGAAGTATCGCATCACCTCCATCCGCGAGAACGCCCAGACGCTCGAGTGCGCCATGCACGACGGCGGCGTTCGCGCCGTCGAGGTCGAACCCGCGCCAACGCGCGCGAACATCACGTCCAAGGGAGCGTTCGCCGGCAGCAAGACGAGCCTCCCCGGTCCCTGTCCCTACGTCGCCTGTCCGAGCCACGAGTACTGTGAGCCCGACGGCGTCGAATTCGACGAGGAGTATCGCATTCGAGAAATCATCGGCGAGCCGCCACACGATGTCTGTCATCTCGACCGGCCGCTCGAGTTAGTCGAACTCGAGACGGACGACTGA
- a CDS encoding helix-turn-helix domain-containing protein, which translates to MSSPQTKSRETHDDACPVIASLEQIGSQWRLAVLHELLDGEQRFNELKRSTGANARTLSRVLDDLGEMGFVERRLEEDAPVATFYSLTDKGESLEPVFGEIECWAGSWLEDGELEAQ; encoded by the coding sequence ATGTCATCCCCGCAAACGAAATCCCGCGAGACACACGACGACGCCTGTCCCGTCATCGCCTCCCTCGAGCAGATCGGCTCCCAGTGGCGGCTGGCGGTGCTCCACGAACTCCTAGACGGCGAACAGCGCTTCAACGAACTCAAGCGCTCGACCGGCGCGAACGCGCGGACCCTCTCGCGCGTGCTCGACGACCTCGGCGAGATGGGCTTCGTCGAACGACGCCTCGAGGAGGACGCCCCCGTCGCGACCTTCTACAGCCTCACCGACAAGGGCGAGTCCCTGGAGCCCGTGTTCGGCGAAATCGAGTGCTGGGCCGGCTCGTGGCTCGAGGACGGCGAACTCGAGGCGCAGTAG
- a CDS encoding flavin reductase family protein, whose product MTDDGSSAGDETDALEIDVDETDGSLYRILSSAVVPRPIAWVSTRSEDGVDNLAPYSFFTVASVEPPVLLFAPVDGAEGLKDTPRNARDTGEFVVNLVTEDLAAAMNETSATLPAGESEFDHAALERADSTAVDPPRVADARVAFECTLHDLVDVGGSTLVLGEVRHVHLEESVTTDGKIDVGKIDAVGRLAGSHYARTTDRFSLERPP is encoded by the coding sequence ATGACGGACGACGGGTCGAGCGCCGGTGATGAAACCGACGCCCTCGAGATCGACGTCGACGAAACCGACGGGTCCCTCTACCGAATCCTCTCGAGTGCGGTCGTCCCGCGCCCCATCGCGTGGGTCAGCACCCGGAGCGAGGACGGCGTCGACAATCTCGCGCCGTACAGCTTCTTCACCGTCGCGTCGGTCGAGCCGCCCGTCCTGCTATTCGCACCGGTCGACGGTGCCGAGGGACTCAAGGACACCCCGCGGAACGCCCGCGACACCGGCGAATTCGTGGTCAACCTCGTGACCGAGGACCTCGCCGCGGCAATGAACGAAACTAGCGCCACGCTGCCAGCCGGCGAGAGCGAGTTCGATCACGCCGCCCTCGAGCGGGCTGACTCGACCGCGGTCGACCCACCGCGAGTCGCCGATGCGAGGGTGGCCTTCGAGTGTACCCTCCACGACCTCGTCGACGTCGGCGGCTCGACGCTCGTCCTCGGCGAGGTTCGCCACGTTCACCTCGAGGAATCCGTGACCACCGACGGGAAGATCGACGTGGGGAAGATCGACGCCGTCGGCCGACTCGCAGGGAGTCACTACGCGCGGACGACCGATCGGTTCTCGCTCGAGCGGCCGCCGTAG
- a CDS encoding SRPBCC family protein produces MTRVRTTRTPDGRRLEVSNVMAVPAADAWEILIDTVQWPEWSPIVRGVESTDRRVRSGTTGRVRIPGAWIPFRITECTERRWTWRVTGIPAAGHRVDDLGRDRCRIAFELPIHHAGSAPVSLRALENIETLLEDEAATVR; encoded by the coding sequence ATGACTCGAGTCAGGACCACGAGAACACCCGACGGCCGTCGCCTCGAGGTTTCGAACGTCATGGCCGTCCCCGCAGCCGACGCCTGGGAGATTCTCATCGACACGGTACAGTGGCCGGAATGGTCCCCGATCGTCCGCGGCGTCGAGTCGACCGATCGTCGGGTTCGATCCGGGACGACCGGGCGGGTCAGAATACCCGGCGCTTGGATCCCCTTCCGTATCACGGAGTGCACGGAACGACGGTGGACCTGGCGCGTGACGGGGATTCCGGCCGCCGGACATCGCGTCGACGACCTCGGTCGCGACCGCTGTCGGATCGCGTTCGAACTCCCGATTCACCACGCCGGATCCGCACCGGTCAGTCTGCGAGCGCTGGAAAATATCGAAACGCTGCTCGAGGACGAAGCGGCGACCGTTCGATAG